A stretch of the Aegilops tauschii subsp. strangulata cultivar AL8/78 chromosome 4, Aet v6.0, whole genome shotgun sequence genome encodes the following:
- the LOC109779066 gene encoding expansin-A19-like, with product MAAGMRFLQLFAAVLAFCLAPVNSNWIPATATFYGGADGSDTMGGACGYENLYVAGYGINNVALSTALFNDGASCGQCYVIICDTSKSDMCKPGTSITVSATNFCPPNWDLPSDNGGWCNPPRHHFDMSQPAWENIGIYRAGIIPVFYQQVKCWRQGGVRFTINGFNYFELVLVANIGGSGSIKSMSVKGTNTAWIPMSRNWGANWHCLSGLVGQALSFAITSTGGQYLVFEDVVPAWWQFGQTFSTWRQFDY from the exons ATGGCAGCTGGGATGCGCTTCCTGCAGCTGTTCGCCGCAGTTCTCGCGTTCTGCTTGGCGCCGGTCAATTCCAACTGGATCCCGGCCACCGCCACCTTCTACGGCGGCGCCGACGGCTCCGACACAATGG GTGGCGCGTGTGGGTACGAGAACCTGTACGTTGCGGGGTACGGGATTAACAACGTGGCGCTGAGCACGGCGCTGTTCAATGACGGTGCATCGTGCGGGCAGTGCTACGTCATCATCTGCGATACCAGCAAGTCTGATATGTGCAAGCCCGGCACATCCATCACCGTGTCTGCCACCAACTTCTGTCCTCCCAACTGGGATCTCCCCAGTGACAACGGCGGGTGGTGCAACCCTCCACGCCACCACTTCGACATGTCGCAGCCCGCCTGGGAGAACATCGGCATCTACCGTGCCGGCATCATCCCCGTCTTCTACCAGCAGGTCAAGTGCTGGAGGCAAGGCGGCGTGCGGTTCACCATCAACGGCTTCAACTACTTCGAGCTGGTGCTCGTGGCCAACATTGGCGGGAGCGGGTCGATCAAGAGCATGTCGGTGAAAGGGACCAACACCGCGTGGATCCCCATGTCCAGGAACTGGGGCGCCAACTGGCACTGCCTCTCGGGGCTAGTTGGGCAGGCGCTCAGCTTCGCCATCACCTCCACCGGCGGCCAGTACCTCGTCTTCGAGGACGTCGTGCCGGCCTGGTGGCAGTTCGGGCAAACCTTCTCCACCTGGCGCCAGTTCGACTACTAG